In Haliotis asinina isolate JCU_RB_2024 chromosome 16, JCU_Hal_asi_v2, whole genome shotgun sequence, the following are encoded in one genomic region:
- the LOC137268048 gene encoding transcription factor HES-1-B-like, whose amino-acid sequence MHSDKVSTTAGETRDRKSTKPIMEKRRRARINASLSELKSLLLEVIKKEGGRHNKMEKADILEMTVKHLREIQRHSLTASVGHDPINIDKQRLGFNECAQEVSRYLSTIDGCDVELRARVLDHLASCVTGDETSSSSPPPPVTSLPLTPPTPPAPLPAQTVTSSSVSSSSEQPLIPQTTQSVPFSTDINNNVAAFTAPQPVQATKVVSGLQVIPTKLQNGEIAFVLPTNVLGGSHVPNYIIPVYTSPNASPTKPPVTMAMTGAPAAGSVMTIMPSADVFQTCALAPLPGNINILSGSVTSPHSVSPCSSSDSSMLSLSPTIRNSANDVRDVRDVRHHDLGELREVRHPQASAEPVWRPWH is encoded by the exons ATGCATTCCGACAAAGTTTCCACAACGGCCGGGGAAACTCGCGACAGAAAA AGCACAAAGCCGATAATGGAAAAGAGGCGTCGTGCTAGAATCAACGCCAGCCTGTCAGAACTGAAGTCACTTTTACTCGAAGTCATCAAAAAAGAG GGGGGGCGCCACAACAAGATGGAGAAGGCGGACATTCTGGAGATGACAGTCAAACACCTGAGAGAGATCCAGAGGCACTCGCTCACAG CCTCGGTCGGACATGATCCAATCAATATCGATAAACAGCGACTTGGATTTAACGAGTGCGCCCAGGAAGTGAGCAGATATCTAAGTACAATTGACGGATGTGACGTAGAACTTAGAGCCCGTGTTCTTGACCATCTTGCAAGCTGTGTTACTGGTGATGAAACTAGCAGCTCATCGCCTCCACCCcctgtgacgtcacttccgctAACTCCTCCAACTCCACCAGCTCCACTTCCGGCACAGACCGTTACGAGCTCGTCGGTGTCTTCGTCCAGTGAACAACCATTAATTCCTCAAACAACGCAATCAGTTCCTTTCTCCACAGACATAAATAATAATGTCGCTGCATTTACAGCTCCTCAGCCTGTCCAAGCAACCAAAGTTGTCAGCGGGCTACAAGTGATACCCACAAAGCTTCAAAACGGAGAAATTGCCTTCGTATTGCCTACTAATGTGCTCGGCGGCAGTCACGTCCCAAACTACATCATCCCTGTCTATACATCACCCAACGCTTCACCCACGAAGCCGCCCGTTACCATGGCAATGACTGGAGCCCCTGCGGCAGGTTCTGTGATGACAATTATGCCTTCTGCGGATGTATTTCAGACATGCGCACTGGCTCCGTTGCCTGGCAACATAAACATCCTCTCCGGATCTGTAACGTCTCCTCATTCAGTTTCTCCCTGTTCTTCCTCGGACTCGTCCATGTTGTCGCTGTCTCCGACAATACGGAATTCCGCGAATGACGTCAGAGATGTGCGAGACGTACGTCATCATGACCTCGGAGAGTTACGAGAAGTACGTCATCCGCAAGCTTCCGCAGAGCCAGTCTGGCGACCATGGCACTGA